From a single Lolium rigidum isolate FL_2022 chromosome 7, APGP_CSIRO_Lrig_0.1, whole genome shotgun sequence genomic region:
- the LOC124670071 gene encoding serine/threonine-protein kinase/endoribonuclease IRE1-like: MRSLRRVLLPLVLLSGLAFRGVRFDDAAAAPAPLLLPFPLPPQQPLALPAGGGRQDESDSTEIVAVPPPLPPRELLVRPPRRQSVPANVVTEETEPAVRSELQFYDNGTIQLVDRLSQAPLWHFSTGPPISKHITTANSDLSYLIYPMDESDLVEVHNGTGVKLPWEMEEFIARTPYIRDSVVTIGSKTSTIFAVDADSGDIIYKHSLPPALNESGESPVEEAPSKLDARTSPNIIVVVRTDYSLSASDLGVHLFNWTRTSFSANYYVKHSHSDMLEQSSCLRGNIPCIRTNGVPLKLTLPDSSTANALVLLDVNKVTTRDDADALKLLGTLVNSRQAGSKSGVVLDGTQNRTVGGALGHLVSAHPQTNRSTYNAYGFLFPVLSLLVLLAWLVRWAYSSKSCRQFMSLLMKPFVREKKSTDLRGKSEGASKRRKTRKKDGTSNSTEIGSASDKESSGTGGSNETPYAFPYGLDGCQIGKLRVHKKEIGKGSNGTVVFEGSYDGREVAVKRLLLSHTDIAQKEIENLIASDRDPNIVRLYGCDQDDNFVYISLERCRCSLADLIQQHTDPALSDVERIDVELWTQDGLPSVQLLKLMRDVVAGLVHLHSLGIIHRDLKPQNVLISKEGPFSAKLSDMGISKRLQEDMASLSHHGTGFGSSGWQAPEQLRHESQTRAMDLFSLGCLIFYCITKGKHPFGEYYERDMNIIKGNFDLFVVDHIPEAVHLISQLLQPKPEDRPTAVYAINHPLFWSPELRLLFLRDSSDRVEKTTETDLLNALESIGHEAFGGKWREKLDDGLVADMGRYRKYNFESTRDLLRLIRNKSGHYRELSADLKELLGSLPEGFDRYFSSRFPKLLIEVYKVMYVHCKDEEAFRKYFIGSLV, translated from the exons ATGAGGTCGCTCCGCCGGGTGCTCCTCCCGCTCGTCCTCCTCTCGGGCCTCGCCTTCCGCGGGGTCCGCTTCGACGAcgcggccgccgccccggcacccCTCCTCCTCCCGTTCCCCCTACCGCCGCAGCAGCCCCTCGCGCTCCCCGCCGGCGGAGGGCGACAGGATGAGTCCGACTCCACGGAGATCGTCGCGGTGCCGCCGCCACTGCcgcccagggagctcctcgtcaggccgccgcgccgccagtcCGTGCCGGCGAACGTCGTGACGGAGGAGACGGAGCCAGCCGTCAG ATCCGAGCTACAATTTTATGACAATGGCACAATTCAACTTGTGGACCGTCTATCACAAGCTCCCCTGTGGCACTTCTCCACTGGACCGCCTATTTCTAAGCACATTACTACAGCAAACTCTGATTTGAGCTATCTCATATATCCTATGGACGAGTCTGATCTTGTGGAAGTTCATAATGGCACCGGTGTG AAACTTCCCTGGGAAATGGAAGAGTTCATTGCTAGGACTCCATACATACGGGATTCTGTGGTTACTATTGGATCAAAAACTTCTACTATTTTTGCTGTTGATGCTGATAGTGGTGACATCATTTACAAGCATAGCCTGCCGCCCGCCTTGAATGAATCGGGAGAATCCCCGGTTGAAGAAGCACCATCCAAGTTAGATGCCCGTACAAGTCCTAATATCATTGTGGTTGTCAGAACTGATTATTCTCTAAGTGCATCAGATCTTGGTGTACACTTATTTAACTGGACAAGAACTTCTTTCTCTGCAAACTACTATGTGAAACACAGCCACTCAGATATGCTTGAACAATCATCCTGTCTGCGAGGAAATATTCCATGCATTAGGACCAATGGTGTACCGCTCAAACTTACTTTACCTGATTCGAGTACAGCCAATGCACTTGTCTTGCTAGATGTCAACAAAGTTACCACTAGGGATGATGCTGATGCTTTGAAACTACTTGGTACTTTGGTGAACTCACGACAAGCTGGCAGTAAGTCTGGTGTAGTCCTGGACGGCACTCAGAATCGAACTGTTGGTGGTGCTCTTGGCCATCTTGTctctgcacatcctcaaaccaacaggTCCACTTATAATGCTTATGGATTTTTATTCCCTGTGCTTTCCTTATTGGTCCTCCTTGCTTGGCTGGTGAGGTGGGCCTATTCAAGCAAGTCTTGCAGGCAATTCATGAGTCTACTTATGAAGCCATTTGTTCGTGAAAAGAAATCGACTGACCTTAGAGGGAAGTCAGAGGGAGCTTCTAAGAGGAGAAAAACACGGAAGAAAGATGGAACGTCCAACAGCACCGAGATCGGTTCAGCATCTGACAAAGAGAGTAGTGGAACTGGTGGGTCAAATGAGACGCCATATGCATTCCCTTATGGCCTTGATGGATGTCAGATTGGTAAACTTCGTGTTCACAAAAAAGAAATTGGTAAAGGGAGCAATGGCACAGTGGTCTTTGAGGGTTCGTATGATGGCCGTGAAGTTGCAGTGAAAAGGCTGCTACTATCACACACAGATATAGCACAAAAAGAGATTGAGAATCTTATTGCATCTGATCGTGATCCTAATATTGTCAGGCTGTATGGCTGCGATCAGGATGACAACTTTGTTTATATCTCCCTTGAGAGGTGCCGCTGCAGCTTGGCTGATTTAATCCAACAGCATACAGATCCAGCACTTTCAGATGTTGAGAGAATAGATGTAGAACTGTGGACGCAGGAtggacttccttccgtacaactcCTAAAGCTAATGAG AGATGTTGTTGCTGGTCTTGTGCATTTGCATAGTTTAGGAATCATACATCGCGATTTGAAGCCTCAGAATGTTTTAATAAGTAAGGAAGGACCTTTCAGTGCGAAGCTTTCAGATATGGGTATCAGTAAGCGCTTGCAAGAGGATATGGCTTCACTTAGCCATCATGGCACTG GATTTGGAAGCTCTGGTTGGCAAGCACCGGAACAGCTTCGTCATGAAAGTCAGACTCGTGCAATGGATTTATTTAGTTTGGGCTGCCTTATTTTCTATTGTATCACTAAAGGCAAGCATCCGTTTGGTGAGTACTATGAACGGGACATGAACATTATAAAGGGCAACTTTGATCTCTTCGTGGTGGATCACATACCAGAAGCAGTGCATCTTATTTCTCAGCTGTTACAACCAAAACCGGAAGACAG ACCAACAGCCGTGTACGCAATAAATCATCCTCTCTTTTGGAGCCCTGAGTTGCGACTGTTGTTTCTAAGAGATAGCAGTGACAGAGTtgagaaaaccactgaaactgACCTCCTTAATGCTCTGGAAAGCATAGGGCATGAAGCGTTTGGTGGAAAATGGCGAGAAAAGTTGGATGATGGCCTGGTTGCCGACATGGGTCGTTATAGGAAATATAATTTTGAGTCAACTCGTGACCTTCTCAGGTTGATTAGAAACAAGTCAGGACATTACAGAGAGCTTTCAGCTGATTTAAAG GAGTTACTTGGGTCACTGCCCGAGGGATTTGATCGCTACTTCTCCAGCCGATTTCCAAAGTTGCTGATTGAAGTGTACAAggttatgtatgtgcattgcaaggATGAGGAAGCTTTCAGGAAATATTTCATTGGAAGCTTGGTATAA